From the Pseudomonas sp. SORT22 genome, one window contains:
- a CDS encoding mannose-1-phosphate guanylyltransferase/mannose-6-phosphate isomerase, translated as MILPIVMAGGSGSRLWPMSRELNPKQFLSLADEHTMLQVTVERLSGLTDLKPQIICNEAHRFVAAEQMRQLGFDDCELLLEPVARNTAAAITLAALKAVQDGQDPLLLVLAADHLISDAEVFQQCVRSALPLAQAGKLVTFGIQPLSPETGYGYIEQGPAVGSGYAIARFVEKPDLATAQRYLASKKFLWNSGMFLFKASRLLDEVKAFAPQIHACCAEALEQSSRDLHFTRVGAEAFARCPSDSIDYAVMEKTADAVVVPMNAGWNDIGSWSALWDVGQKDESGNVVSGDVMADEVEHSYIKSTSRLVAAVGVRDLIIVETKDALLVAHKDKVQGVKKIVENLKAQQRQEFHCNSEVYRPWGSYEAIDQGHRYQVKRITVKPGAKLSVQMHHHRAEHWIVVSGTAKVTNGKETYLVTENQSTYIPIGQVHALENPGKVPLELIEVQSGSYLGEDDIVRFEDIYGRA; from the coding sequence ATGATTTTACCTATTGTGATGGCTGGCGGCTCCGGGTCGCGTTTGTGGCCAATGTCCCGTGAGCTCAACCCGAAGCAATTCCTGTCATTGGCAGATGAGCACACCATGCTCCAGGTGACGGTCGAGCGCCTGTCCGGTCTTACCGATCTGAAGCCGCAAATCATCTGCAACGAAGCCCATCGTTTCGTTGCCGCGGAACAGATGCGCCAGTTGGGTTTCGATGATTGCGAGCTACTTCTCGAGCCTGTGGCGCGCAACACCGCCGCTGCTATTACGCTTGCTGCCCTGAAGGCCGTACAGGACGGTCAGGATCCGCTCCTGTTGGTACTGGCGGCAGATCATTTGATCAGTGATGCCGAAGTTTTCCAGCAGTGCGTTCGCAGCGCATTGCCGCTGGCTCAGGCAGGCAAGCTAGTCACCTTCGGCATCCAGCCGCTGTCTCCGGAAACCGGCTACGGCTATATCGAACAGGGGCCGGCCGTGGGTTCTGGGTATGCGATTGCACGGTTTGTCGAAAAGCCTGACCTGGCCACCGCCCAACGCTATCTGGCCAGCAAGAAGTTCCTGTGGAACAGCGGTATGTTTCTGTTCAAGGCAAGCCGTCTGCTTGACGAGGTCAAGGCGTTTGCTCCGCAGATCCATGCTTGTTGCGCCGAAGCCCTGGAGCAAAGTTCCCGTGATCTGCATTTCACCCGCGTCGGTGCCGAGGCCTTTGCACGCTGCCCGAGCGACTCCATCGACTACGCCGTCATGGAAAAGACTGCCGATGCGGTAGTAGTGCCAATGAATGCCGGCTGGAACGATATCGGTTCCTGGTCCGCCTTGTGGGATGTTGGCCAGAAGGATGAAAGTGGCAACGTCGTCAGCGGCGATGTCATGGCTGATGAAGTGGAGCACAGCTACATCAAGTCGACCAGCCGCCTGGTGGCTGCCGTAGGGGTCCGCGACCTGATCATCGTTGAGACCAAGGATGCTCTGCTGGTAGCGCACAAGGACAAGGTCCAGGGGGTCAAGAAAATCGTTGAGAACCTCAAGGCCCAGCAGCGCCAGGAGTTTCATTGCAACAGCGAAGTGTATCGCCCGTGGGGTAGCTACGAGGCCATAGACCAGGGGCATCGCTACCAGGTCAAGCGTATCACTGTAAAGCCGGGCGCCAAGCTGTCGGTGCAGATGCATCATCACCGTGCCGAGCACTGGATCGTGGTCAGCGGTACGGCGAAGGTCACCAATGGCAAGGAAACCTATCTGGTGACCGAAAACCAGTCGACCTATATTCCTATCGGTCAGGTGCATGCCCTGGAGAACCCAGGAAAAGTGCCCCTCGAGCTGATCGAGGTGCAATCGGGTTCCTATCTGGGTGAAGACGACATTGTTCGTTTCGAAGATATCTACGGGCGGGCGTAA
- a CDS encoding glycosyltransferase family 4 protein produces MSARTSADVAQYLHAQGHEVLVACPTPTRNVAAEGLDEKIAGLNMPFPVSRLFAFSSKKSSFVSRFLENISFGLSVFFFILRQRKVEVIYANVWPLFSLGLLLMAARLKGIKVVASVQDLYPESLAVQKRIEETGGIYRGLLKLDTLIARNCDHLVVISDGFHRAYTETRKIDPSKVTLVRNWVQGSQIQALPKEQARGELEKVMGLRLAPEQFLFVYGGNMGVASGLDEFMGYLDGVDPRAVFLFAGDGSLVPELKRLLQARGLESRCHFLSPWPFELTPAVFGAADALLLPTAAGQEFASVPSKLITYMLAGRPILLLADERSESAIELGKSDAGHTIGVRTNAAVLEGMNYLLNASSERLAAMGSNGREYAQEFYSAERAVPKLKAIVEDVYEA; encoded by the coding sequence GTGAGTGCCAGAACCAGTGCTGATGTCGCCCAGTACCTGCATGCCCAAGGGCATGAGGTGCTGGTGGCATGTCCGACACCAACCCGCAACGTCGCCGCCGAAGGGCTGGATGAGAAGATCGCCGGTTTGAACATGCCGTTTCCGGTGTCACGCCTGTTTGCCTTTTCTTCGAAAAAATCCAGCTTCGTCTCACGATTTCTGGAGAACATCTCTTTCGGGTTGTCAGTATTTTTCTTCATCTTGCGTCAGCGCAAGGTTGAAGTGATCTACGCCAACGTGTGGCCGTTGTTCTCCCTCGGCCTGCTGCTGATGGCGGCCAGGCTCAAGGGCATCAAGGTGGTCGCCAGTGTCCAGGACCTGTATCCGGAGTCCTTGGCCGTGCAAAAGCGTATCGAGGAAACCGGCGGCATTTATCGCGGCCTGCTCAAGCTTGATACGCTCATCGCGCGTAACTGCGATCACTTGGTGGTGATTTCCGATGGATTCCATCGTGCTTATACCGAGACGCGAAAAATCGATCCATCGAAGGTGACGCTTGTCCGAAACTGGGTTCAAGGCAGTCAGATTCAGGCCTTACCCAAGGAGCAGGCGCGAGGGGAGCTTGAGAAGGTGATGGGCTTGCGCCTGGCGCCTGAGCAGTTTCTTTTCGTGTATGGCGGCAATATGGGCGTCGCTTCCGGCCTGGATGAGTTCATGGGTTATCTGGATGGCGTCGATCCACGGGCAGTGTTCCTGTTTGCAGGTGACGGATCGCTGGTGCCGGAGCTCAAGCGGTTGCTACAGGCCCGCGGTCTGGAGTCCCGTTGCCACTTCCTTTCGCCTTGGCCGTTCGAACTGACTCCGGCAGTGTTCGGTGCCGCAGATGCTTTGTTGCTGCCAACCGCCGCAGGTCAGGAGTTCGCCTCAGTGCCTTCCAAGCTGATCACCTATATGCTGGCTGGCCGGCCCATTCTGTTGCTGGCCGATGAGCGTAGCGAGTCGGCAATCGAGCTGGGCAAATCGGATGCGGGCCATACCATTGGTGTGCGTACCAATGCGGCAGTGCTGGAGGGGATGAACTATTTGCTCAATGCCTCATCTGAGCGTCTGGCCGCAATGGGAAGCAACGGTCGTGAATACGCCCAGGAGTTTTACTCGGCTGAGCGAGCAGTGCCCAAACTGAAGGCAATTGTTGAGGATGTCTATGAAGCTTGA
- a CDS encoding GNAT family N-acetyltransferase produces MAVAIRQPSLFYKDLFAKHWLAFALRALPSLLKNPLFVAKKLWAAVFYRGDQVESLDTENAVLLSTISVSPQAQGQGVGRQLLQEVEAWAAESGAAFVYLTTDRDANVEVNGFYQRNGYVLESTLKKSGNRIMNRYIKRLR; encoded by the coding sequence TTGGCGGTTGCCATTCGCCAGCCATCGCTGTTCTACAAGGACCTGTTTGCCAAGCATTGGCTGGCATTTGCCTTGCGCGCCTTGCCGAGCCTGCTGAAGAACCCGTTGTTCGTCGCCAAAAAATTATGGGCGGCGGTGTTTTATCGAGGCGATCAGGTCGAGAGTCTCGATACCGAGAATGCGGTGCTGCTGAGCACCATTTCGGTGTCGCCGCAGGCGCAGGGGCAGGGTGTGGGCAGGCAACTGCTGCAAGAAGTAGAGGCGTGGGCTGCCGAATCCGGCGCCGCTTTTGTGTACCTGACAACTGATCGCGATGCCAATGTCGAGGTCAACGGTTTTTATCAACGCAATGGTTATGTGCTGGAGTCCACGCTGAAGAAAAGTGGCAATCGCATCATGAACCGTTACATCAAACGCTTGCGGTGA
- a CDS encoding DegT/DnrJ/EryC1/StrS family aminotransferase, with protein MQNTPFLPFALPELGEEEINEVVDTLRSGWVTTGPKAKQFEADFSSFLGGDVESIAVNSATAGLHLALEAIGIGPGDEVILPSYTFTATAEVVRYLGGTPVIVDVLEETFNIDPAAIEAAITDKTRAIMPVHFAGLSCDMDAILQIARRHGLKVVEDAAHALPTTWKGSKIGTLESDITVFSFYANKTMTTGEGGMLVTRNAELAKRCRIMRLHGISRDAFDRYVSKTPAWFYEIVAPGFKYNMSDVAAAMGIHQLRRLEGFQLKRQAMAERYLEALSDLPLVLPPVAAAGDMHAWHLFPLRLRAEANIKRDDFIIKMAELGIGCSVHFIPLHLQPYWRESCALSPEQFPVAQSLFEQEVSIPLYTKMTEADQERVIAAVRSVLANA; from the coding sequence ATGCAGAATACTCCGTTCCTGCCCTTCGCTCTTCCTGAACTGGGTGAAGAGGAAATCAATGAAGTTGTCGACACCCTGCGTTCCGGCTGGGTGACCACCGGGCCAAAAGCCAAGCAATTCGAAGCGGACTTTTCCAGTTTTCTTGGTGGTGATGTTGAAAGCATTGCCGTGAACTCGGCAACCGCCGGGCTGCACCTGGCGCTGGAAGCCATTGGTATCGGCCCAGGCGATGAAGTCATTCTGCCGTCCTATACCTTCACGGCAACTGCCGAGGTTGTCCGGTATCTGGGCGGCACGCCGGTTATCGTGGATGTGCTGGAAGAGACCTTCAATATCGATCCGGCGGCGATCGAGGCGGCGATTACCGACAAGACCCGTGCGATCATGCCTGTGCACTTCGCCGGACTGAGCTGTGACATGGATGCGATTTTGCAGATTGCCCGTCGCCATGGCCTGAAGGTGGTGGAAGATGCTGCGCATGCACTGCCAACCACCTGGAAAGGCAGCAAGATCGGTACCCTCGAGTCCGATATCACAGTGTTCAGTTTCTACGCCAACAAAACCATGACCACCGGTGAAGGCGGCATGCTGGTGACCCGCAATGCGGAACTGGCCAAGCGCTGCCGGATCATGCGCCTGCACGGTATCAGTCGCGATGCCTTCGATCGTTATGTGTCGAAGACGCCGGCCTGGTTCTACGAAATTGTCGCTCCCGGTTTCAAATACAACATGAGCGACGTCGCCGCCGCCATGGGCATTCACCAGTTGCGTCGTCTTGAAGGCTTCCAACTCAAGCGTCAGGCCATGGCCGAGCGTTACCTTGAGGCGCTGAGCGATCTGCCATTGGTGTTGCCGCCAGTGGCCGCTGCTGGCGACATGCATGCATGGCATCTGTTCCCGCTGCGTCTGCGCGCAGAGGCAAATATCAAGCGCGACGACTTCATCATCAAGATGGCCGAACTGGGCATTGGTTGCTCGGTGCATTTCATTCCGCTGCACCTGCAACCCTACTGGCGTGAAAGCTGTGCCCTGAGTCCCGAGCAGTTCCCGGTAGCCCAGAGCCTGTTCGAGCAGGAGGTTTCGATCCCGCTCTACACCAAGATGACCGAAGCCGATCAGGAACGTGTGATTGCGGCGGTGCGATCGGTGTTGGCCAATGCTTAA
- a CDS encoding sugar transferase — translation MLKRLFDIVCAALGLLVLSPLLLAIFLWVKLDSPGPVFFRQERVGRFGNLFRIHKFRTMKLHAESAGRLTIGEDSRITRSGRFLRRTKIDELPQLIDVLLGGMSLVGPRPEVPEFMNCYEESVRRKVLSVRPGITDRASIEMVDESLILGQYPDPRQAYIDVILPIKQKYYLEYVEQHGVVTDIKIIFATLAKIVSR, via the coding sequence ATGCTTAAGCGGCTCTTTGACATTGTCTGTGCTGCGCTGGGTCTCCTGGTGCTGTCGCCGTTGCTGTTGGCGATTTTTCTGTGGGTCAAGCTGGATTCGCCCGGGCCGGTATTCTTTCGACAGGAGCGTGTCGGACGTTTCGGTAATCTGTTCAGGATTCATAAGTTCCGGACCATGAAGCTGCACGCGGAAAGTGCCGGGCGCCTGACCATTGGCGAAGATTCGCGTATTACCCGCTCCGGTCGTTTTTTACGTCGCACCAAGATCGATGAGCTGCCGCAGCTCATCGACGTGTTGCTGGGGGGCATGAGCCTGGTCGGACCGCGCCCGGAAGTACCAGAATTCATGAACTGCTATGAAGAATCGGTGCGCCGCAAAGTGCTCTCGGTGCGCCCAGGGATCACTGATCGGGCATCCATCGAGATGGTTGATGAAAGTTTGATCCTGGGCCAGTACCCGGATCCTCGGCAGGCCTATATTGATGTAATTCTGCCAATCAAGCAGAAGTACTATCTGGAGTATGTCGAGCAACATGGTGTGGTGACCGATATCAAGATCATTTTTGCCACACTTGCAAAGATCGTTTCTCGATGA
- a CDS encoding nucleoside-diphosphate sugar epimerase/dehydratase, whose translation MVKYDRLRLWLVSLPRRYKRLIQVAADVVLVWIALWMAFVVRLGIEEAINPFTTHLWIFVTAPLIAIPLFIRFGMYRAVMRYFGNDALVTIIKAVSLSSLILGVAVYWYSNHQVVIPRSIVFNYWWLSLIMVGGLRLAMRQYFLGDWFAGIQNVPFTNRDDGLPKVAIYGAGAAGNQLVAALRMGKVMRPVAFIDDDASITDRTISGLQVFKSKHIQRMVDMTGAQEILLAIPSATRARRREILSYLEGFPLHVRSVPGFMDLASGRVKVDDIQEVDIADLLGRDAVPAQDDLIERCIKGQSVMVTGAGGSIGSELCRQILKSQPTTLLLFEHSEFNLYTILSELEQTISRSSLPVRVLPILGSIRNQAQLLDVMKTWSVDTVYHAAAYKHVPMVEHNIAEGVLNNVIGTLNTAQSALQAGVANFVLISTDKAVRPTNIMGSTKRLAEMTLQALSQELAPVLFGDSDKVSQVNKTRFTMVRFGNVLGSSGSVIPLFHKQIKAGGPLTVTHPKITRYFMTIPEAAQLVIQAGSMGQGGDVFVLDMGEPVRIAELAEKMIHLSGLSVRSEKNPHGDIAIEFTGLRPGEKLYEELLIGDNVVATRHPMIMSAAEDHLPWETLKERLHRLLAAVAGDDYGRVRQLLRETVSGYTPDGEIVDWIYQQRRLDP comes from the coding sequence ATGGTGAAATACGATAGGCTACGGCTCTGGCTGGTTTCATTGCCGCGCCGTTACAAACGGTTGATTCAAGTCGCGGCAGACGTGGTACTGGTCTGGATTGCGCTGTGGATGGCGTTTGTCGTTCGCCTGGGTATTGAAGAAGCCATCAACCCTTTCACCACGCACCTGTGGATATTTGTTACCGCGCCGTTGATTGCCATTCCGCTGTTTATCCGTTTCGGCATGTACCGTGCGGTGATGCGCTACTTCGGCAACGATGCGCTGGTGACCATTATCAAGGCGGTGAGCCTGTCCTCGCTGATACTGGGCGTAGCGGTTTACTGGTACAGCAACCATCAAGTCGTGATCCCCCGTTCGATCGTGTTCAACTATTGGTGGCTGAGTCTGATCATGGTCGGAGGCTTGCGCCTGGCCATGCGTCAGTATTTTCTCGGTGACTGGTTCGCGGGCATTCAGAATGTACCTTTTACCAACCGTGACGATGGTTTGCCCAAGGTAGCCATCTACGGTGCCGGGGCTGCGGGCAACCAGCTTGTGGCCGCGTTGCGCATGGGCAAGGTGATGCGTCCGGTTGCATTCATCGATGATGACGCCAGCATCACTGACCGGACGATTTCCGGTCTGCAGGTTTTCAAGTCCAAGCATATCCAGCGCATGGTCGATATGACCGGCGCCCAGGAGATTCTCCTGGCCATTCCGTCTGCCACGCGCGCGCGCCGGCGGGAGATACTCAGTTACCTGGAAGGCTTCCCGCTGCATGTGCGTAGTGTGCCCGGCTTCATGGATCTGGCCAGTGGCCGGGTCAAGGTCGATGATATCCAGGAAGTGGATATCGCCGACCTGCTGGGCCGCGACGCGGTTCCGGCACAGGATGACCTGATCGAACGTTGCATCAAGGGGCAGTCGGTAATGGTGACCGGGGCCGGTGGTTCGATCGGTTCGGAGCTGTGCCGGCAGATCCTCAAGTCGCAACCTACTACCTTGCTGTTGTTCGAGCACAGTGAGTTCAACCTCTACACCATTCTCAGCGAGCTGGAGCAGACCATCAGCAGGTCTTCGTTGCCGGTAAGGGTCTTGCCTATTCTTGGCTCCATCCGTAATCAGGCGCAGTTGCTGGATGTCATGAAGACCTGGAGTGTCGATACGGTGTATCACGCTGCAGCCTACAAGCATGTTCCCATGGTTGAGCACAATATCGCCGAAGGCGTGTTGAACAACGTCATCGGCACGCTCAATACGGCGCAAAGCGCATTGCAGGCCGGAGTTGCCAACTTTGTCCTTATCTCCACGGACAAGGCGGTTCGTCCCACCAATATCATGGGCAGTACCAAGCGTCTGGCGGAAATGACCCTGCAGGCGCTCAGCCAGGAGCTCGCGCCGGTTCTGTTTGGTGACTCGGACAAAGTCTCTCAGGTCAACAAGACGCGTTTTACCATGGTGCGGTTCGGCAACGTGCTGGGCTCGTCAGGCTCGGTGATTCCGTTGTTCCACAAGCAGATCAAGGCGGGCGGGCCACTGACGGTCACCCACCCGAAGATCACTCGCTACTTCATGACCATCCCCGAGGCGGCCCAGTTGGTTATCCAGGCCGGCTCCATGGGGCAGGGTGGGGATGTGTTCGTGCTGGACATGGGCGAGCCGGTCCGCATTGCCGAACTCGCGGAAAAAATGATCCACCTTTCCGGGCTAAGCGTGCGTTCTGAAAAGAATCCGCACGGCGATATTGCTATTGAGTTCACCGGGCTGCGTCCAGGCGAGAAACTCTATGAAGAATTGCTGATCGGTGACAACGTCGTTGCTACCCGACACCCGATGATCATGAGCGCTGCCGAAGATCATCTGCCTTGGGAGACGCTCAAGGAGCGTCTGCACCGGTTACTGGCGGCGGTTGCCGGTGATGACTACGGGCGGGTTCGCCAGTTGCTGCGTGAAACCGTTAGTGGCTATACGCCGGACGGTGAAATTGTCGACTGGATCTATCAGCAGCGCCGCCTGGATCCGTGA
- a CDS encoding O-acetyltransferase, whose protein sequence is MAFLTPAELASKGFKKLGSNVLISDKASIYNCDQIEIGDNSRIDDFCVVSGKVSIGRNVHIAVFCNVAGGEPGITLEDFSGLAYGCHVFAQSDDYSGKTMTNPTVPAQFKGETKAAVRLGRHVIIGTSSIVVPGVNVEDGCSVGAMTLVTKSTEAWGIYFGIPAKRIKNRNKGLLELETQYLSTP, encoded by the coding sequence ATGGCATTCCTTACACCTGCTGAACTGGCGTCAAAAGGGTTCAAGAAACTGGGTTCCAACGTACTGATCAGTGACAAGGCCTCTATTTACAATTGCGACCAGATCGAGATCGGCGATAACTCCCGAATTGACGATTTCTGTGTCGTCTCCGGTAAGGTGTCGATCGGTCGCAATGTGCATATCGCCGTTTTCTGCAATGTTGCCGGGGGCGAGCCAGGTATCACCCTGGAAGATTTTTCCGGCCTGGCCTATGGCTGTCATGTATTTGCCCAGTCCGATGACTATTCCGGCAAGACCATGACCAATCCCACGGTCCCCGCGCAGTTCAAGGGCGAAACCAAGGCCGCGGTCCGACTTGGTCGTCACGTGATCATCGGCACCTCCTCGATCGTAGTGCCCGGAGTCAACGTCGAGGATGGCTGTTCTGTCGGGGCGATGACCCTGGTGACCAAATCCACTGAAGCCTGGGGTATCTATTTCGGAATCCCGGCCAAGCGAATCAAGAATCGCAACAAGGGCCTGCTCGAGTTGGAAACGCAGTACCTGTCAACACCCTGA
- a CDS encoding Wzz/FepE/Etk N-terminal domain-containing protein, translated as MTSISRIPPVSQSSDIDFFAVVQSLWKQKFLIVAVTLAVGAAAGAYAFLTTPEYQVSTTLRPAALNDLDALNRSGVYSLPREQALTRVGAALDSYDVRLGYFRANPQLFAPLRMPGQTDEQAFEEFNRNSIKLVQPDPKKKVDLLSAYIGMELRYPKNVDGDEILNGFVKYAIESERQQVASDLSVIIKNRLNELDGKLDAARAGYEAGKESQIATLLEKDNLTRAQLQDELRALRVQLKARRADRIAQLDEAISIARSLGLKKPSTPSAMASEGESGGNVIRTEVNNQQIPLYFMGTDALEAERKALRQRTSDDFTDPRVAQIGKELMLLKNNRRIESLKQRENEDVFLQNIEPLRSEMARLKKLDIDVMRLNLVTIDQYALEPLKPVWPKKSLMILAGLAVGGMLGVLLAIIRYFVVLRMTKVAKGGEPLGNPQ; from the coding sequence GTGACCAGCATTTCCCGTATACCCCCCGTAAGCCAAAGTAGCGATATCGATTTTTTTGCCGTGGTTCAAAGCCTCTGGAAGCAGAAATTTCTGATCGTTGCTGTCACTCTGGCAGTTGGGGCGGCGGCGGGAGCCTATGCCTTCCTCACCACTCCCGAGTATCAGGTCAGCACCACGCTGCGCCCTGCTGCGCTCAACGATCTGGATGCCCTGAACCGCTCTGGTGTTTACTCGCTGCCGCGTGAGCAGGCGCTCACCCGCGTCGGCGCCGCGCTTGATTCCTACGATGTGCGCCTGGGTTACTTTCGCGCCAATCCTCAGCTTTTCGCTCCTTTGCGCATGCCTGGCCAGACCGACGAACAAGCTTTCGAAGAGTTCAACCGCAATTCCATCAAGCTGGTGCAGCCGGACCCCAAAAAGAAGGTTGACCTGCTCAGCGCCTACATTGGCATGGAGTTGCGCTATCCAAAGAATGTCGACGGTGACGAGATCCTCAACGGCTTCGTTAAATACGCCATTGAAAGCGAGCGCCAGCAAGTGGCCTCGGACTTGTCGGTCATTATCAAGAACCGCTTGAACGAACTGGATGGCAAGCTCGACGCAGCCCGTGCTGGATATGAAGCAGGCAAGGAGTCACAAATTGCCACGCTGCTGGAGAAGGACAATCTCACGCGCGCGCAACTGCAAGATGAACTTCGGGCACTGCGCGTTCAGCTCAAGGCGCGCCGTGCCGACCGAATCGCCCAGCTGGATGAAGCCATCAGCATCGCCCGTTCGCTGGGCTTGAAGAAGCCGTCTACCCCTTCGGCCATGGCCAGCGAAGGCGAGTCTGGTGGCAATGTGATCCGTACTGAGGTCAATAACCAGCAGATCCCGCTGTACTTCATGGGTACCGATGCCCTGGAGGCCGAGCGCAAGGCCCTCCGTCAGCGAACTTCCGATGACTTCACCGACCCGCGGGTGGCGCAGATCGGCAAAGAACTCATGCTGCTGAAGAACAATCGCCGGATCGAATCATTGAAACAGCGAGAGAACGAAGATGTGTTCTTGCAGAACATCGAACCGTTGCGTTCTGAAATGGCCCGCTTGAAAAAGCTCGATATCGATGTGATGCGCTTGAATCTGGTCACCATTGACCAGTACGCGCTGGAGCCACTCAAACCCGTCTGGCCGAAAAAGTCGCTGATGATTCTAGCGGGCCTGGCCGTGGGGGGGATGTTGGGGGTGTTGCTGGCGATCATTCGTTACTTTGTCGTCTTGCGGATGACGAAGGTGGCAAAGGGCGGCGAGCCATTGGGCAATCCCCAGTAA
- the pseB gene encoding UDP-N-acetylglucosamine 4,6-dehydratase (inverting) — protein sequence MFTNKTILITGGTGSFGNTFVPMTLAKYNPKKIIIFSRDEMKQWDMAKKFEGDSRVRFFIGDVRDKDRLYRALDGVDYVVHAAATKIVPTAEYNPFECIKTNINGAMNLIDACIDKGVKRVVALSTDKASSPVNLYGATKLASDKLFVAGNSYAGGHDTRMSVVRYGNVMGSRGSVIPFFMSIKDKGELPITDERMTRFMISLEEGVELVWHAFEDMEGGEIYVKKIPSMKVTDLARVVAPEARQKVVGIRPGEKLHEQMISAEDAYYTYEYAEHFKILPVINDWANCEKRIKDGKKVPEGFVYASDNNTEWMSDADLQEWITINKEKIGSI from the coding sequence ATGTTCACTAACAAGACCATTCTCATCACAGGTGGTACCGGCTCCTTCGGCAACACGTTCGTGCCGATGACACTGGCCAAGTACAACCCCAAGAAGATCATCATCTTCTCGCGTGATGAAATGAAGCAGTGGGACATGGCGAAGAAATTCGAAGGTGATTCCCGCGTGCGCTTCTTCATTGGTGACGTGCGAGACAAGGATCGTCTGTACCGGGCGCTGGATGGCGTCGATTACGTGGTGCACGCGGCGGCAACGAAGATTGTTCCGACTGCGGAGTACAACCCGTTCGAATGCATCAAGACCAACATCAATGGTGCAATGAACCTGATCGACGCCTGCATCGACAAGGGCGTGAAGCGGGTCGTGGCGTTGTCCACCGACAAGGCCAGCAGCCCGGTTAACCTGTACGGCGCCACTAAACTGGCTTCCGACAAGCTCTTTGTTGCCGGTAACTCCTACGCTGGCGGCCATGACACGCGCATGTCGGTGGTCCGTTACGGCAACGTGATGGGCTCGCGTGGTTCGGTCATCCCGTTCTTCATGTCGATCAAGGACAAGGGTGAGTTGCCGATCACCGATGAGCGTATGACGCGCTTCATGATCTCCCTGGAAGAGGGCGTGGAACTGGTCTGGCATGCTTTCGAAGATATGGAAGGCGGCGAAATCTATGTGAAGAAGATCCCGTCCATGAAGGTGACCGACCTGGCACGGGTTGTCGCTCCCGAGGCTCGGCAGAAAGTCGTCGGTATCCGCCCGGGCGAGAAACTGCATGAACAGATGATCAGTGCTGAAGACGCTTATTACACCTACGAGTATGCCGAGCACTTCAAGATCCTGCCGGTCATCAATGACTGGGCCAACTGCGAGAAGCGCATCAAGGACGGCAAGAAAGTGCCGGAAGGTTTCGTCTACGCCAGTGACAACAACACGGAGTGGATGAGTGATGCCGATCTGCAAGAGTGGATCACCATCAACAAAGAAAAAATCGGGAGCATCTGA